A segment of the Acidimicrobiales bacterium genome:
GTAGCGCCAGTCGAGGCAGTCGGCGAGCCGCTCCGGCTCCAGATCGACCACCAGCTTCCACACCGGCTTGGCCTCCACCCGCGCCCACAGGTCCCACACGGCGTTCACCAGGGCCGCCGTGGCCAGGTGGATCACGCCCTTCTCGGGGCCCAACCACCGCAGCTGGGTGTCGCCGGTGAGGCGGCGTTGGAGCCCGGCCAGGTCACCGGTGAGCTCGTCGAGCGGTACGCCCACGACGTGGTGGGCCAGGGCCTCGACCGCCGCGCACACCACCTCGGTGCCCCGGCCGAGGGTGAAGGCGAGGCCGTAGCCGGCCAACCCCTCGAGGTCGGTGTGCGCCACCACGTAGGCGGCCGAGTAGTCCGGGTCCCGGTGCACGGCGTCGGATCCGTGGAGCCAGCGAGACGTGGGGGCCCGCACGTCGACCACCTCGACGCCCGTGATGCGGGGCGTCGCGCTCACCGGCGCACCCCGCCCGGCACCTGGAAGCCGTGGGTGCCGCCGTCGATGGCCAGCGCGGTGCCGGTGACGTACCCGGCCTCCGGGGACGCCAGGTAGACGATGGCGGCCGCCACCTCCTCGGCGGTGCCGAGGCGGCCCACGGGTTGGCGGGCCACCAGGCCGGCCCGAGCCGCGTCCGGGTCGTCGGTGGCGGCCAGCAGCCGGCCGACCCACGGCGTGTCGATCGTGCCCGGGCACACGCAGTTGACCCGGATCCCGTCGGCGGCGCCGTCGGCCGCCATGGCCAGGGTGAGAGCCAGCACCGCACCCTTGCTGGCGCCGTAGCAGGCCCGCTGGGGCAGGCCGGTCCACGACACGATGGAGGCCAGGTTCACGATGGCGGCCTGCGGGGAGCGCCGCAGGTGCGGCAGGCACGCCCGCGCGGTGCGCACGATGCCCATCACGTTCACGTCGAGCACGCGGCGCCACTCGTCGTCGTCGTTGGCCTCCACGCCGCCGACCGCGCCGATCCCGGCGTCGTTCACGAGCACGTCGACGCGGCCGAACGCCTCGACCGTGGCCGCGACGGCGGCGTCGACGGACCCCTGGTCGGTCACGTCGGCCCGGACGGGGAGCAGCCCGTCCGACGCCGGCGGCGGCCGGAGATCGAGCGCCGCCACCCGTGCCCCCTCGCGCCGCATGGCACCGACCGTCGCCAGGCCGATCCCCGACCCGCCTCCTGTCACCAACGCCACCAGCCCGCTCATCCGTGGCTCGCCCATCACCCCATCACCACCCGTTCGGCCGCCCGCTGCATCTCCTCCAACGCGGCTGCGGGCGAGCACGCCCCCCGCAACGCCCGCCGGATCGCCTCCCACCCCGCGTCCTCCACCTCGGGGAACCGCTCGGAGGGCGCGTACGTGATCATCCCCGAGGCGATCGTGTCACGCGTGATGGCGAGGCGACGGGCGTCGACCTCGTCGACCGGCGCCACCGCCGCGAACGCCTCGACGTGGGCGCACACCGCCCCGCTCGTCGCCTCGAGGGCCCCGGCGGCCTCGCCGCACAGCGCCGTGACCAGGGCGGCGGCGCCGTCGACGTCGCCGCAGGTCGTGGGGATGGCCCAGGCATGGCAGCCCGCGTAGGAGCGCACGCCCAGGAGCCCGCCCAGGTAGGGGTGGGGCTCGAGGGCCGGCCCGCGCCCGGAGCGGCGAAGGCCGGCGGTGGCACCCGGCCACGCCGCGGCCAGCGCCACCCGGCCGGCGCCCAGCGCGGCGTCGACGTCGTCGTAGTGCCAGCCGGGCAGATCGGCCGGCGCCCGCCGGGCCAGCGCCACCAGCGTGGCCACCGCCGCCTCCGCCTCGGCGGTGGCCAGCGTGGGTCTGCCGTCGGGGTCGAACAGCTGGCCGCCGAGGGCCGTCACCACCTCGAAGAACGTGCCGAACAGGCCCGACTCCCGGCCGGGGAAGCCGAAGGCCAGCCCGGAGGCAACCAGCTCGTCCCACGTCGCGGGCACCCGGCCGGCGACCTGCCGGCGATCCGCCCAGAGCACCCGGACGTCGATGTTGCGGGGCACCGAGAGCAGCGCGCCGTCGACCCGGCAGAGCTCCACCGCCCGGGGCGCGAGGGCCGCGGGCACCGCCGGGTCGAGCAGGGTGTCGAGCGGGCGCAGCCACCGGGCCTGCGAGGGGGCGTACTTGGCGTGGGTCGACAGCACGTCGATCCGCTCGCCGGCGGCCAGCAGCCCGGCGACCCGCAGGTTGAGGGTGGGATGGTCGGCGTGCACGACCACCTCGACGTGGCGGCCGTCGAGCAGGCGGTACAGCCCGTCGTACATGGGCCCGCCCACCAGCGCGACCCGCAGCGCTCCCCCCATCGGCGGCACACCGTAGATCGGCCGCGCCGGGCGAACGCCAACCACCTGGGTACGCTGCCCCGGCCCCGCGGGAGCGGGTCGCGCATGCTGGCCGTGGAGGGGGACGACGTGGGGATCGCCGAGGACACCCAGTGGCTCGACGCCACCGCGCAGGCCGAGCTGGCGCGCACCGGCCAGGTGACGCCGGCGGAGCTGGTCGACGCGGCCATCGAGCGGATCGGACGGCTGGACCCCGGCCTGAACGCGGTGATCCTCGAGCTGTTCGAGAAGGCCCGGGCCGCGGCCGCCGACCCCGCACTGCCCGACGGCCCGTTCCGGGGCGTGCCCTTCCTGATCAAGGACCTCTGGGCGACGACCGCCGGTGACCCGATCTGCAACGGGAACGCCGCCCTCAAGGCCGCCTGCGTCCCGGCTCCGAGCGACACCACCCTGGTCGCTCGCCATCGGGCCGCGGGCCTGGTGATCGTGGGACGCACCAACACCCCCGAGTTCGGCAGCCTCCCCACCACCGAGCCGGTCGCGTTCGGCCCCACCCGCAACCCCTGGGACCCGAGCCGCAGCCCGGGCGGCTCGAGCGGCGGCTCGGCCGCGGCGGTGGCCGCCGGCATGGTGCCGGCCGCCCATGCCAGCGACGGTGGGGGCTCGATCCGCATCCCCGCGTCGGCGTGCGGCCTGGTCGGCCTGAAGGTGAGCCAGGGTCGCACGAGCCTCGGCCCCCTCCGCGACGAGAGCGGCCTCGGGGTCGAGCACGTCCTCACCCGGTCCGTCCGCGACTGCGCCGGCCTGCTCGACGCCACCCACGGGCCGGCGCCGGGAGACACCGTGATCGCCCCGGCCCCGTCACGCCCCTACCTCGCGGAGGTCGGCGCCGACCCCGGCCGGCTGCGGATCGGGCTCATGCCCACCCATCCGACCACCGCCGTCCACCCCGACTGCGAGGCCGCGGCCCGCCGCGCCGCCGCCCTGCTGGAGCGCCTCGGCCACCACGTCGACGAGGCCTGGCCGGCGGTGCTGGGCGACACCACCTTCGCCAGCCGCTTCACCGCCCTCTGGTCGTCGGCCATGGCCATGGCGATCCGGGGCGTCGGCGACCAGCTGGGCCGGGCCATCGGCCCCGACGACGTCGAGCCCGTCAACTGGGCCATGGCCGAGATGGCCGCGAGCACCACCGGCCCCGACGTGCTGGCGGCCCAGGCGGCCATGGGCACGTTCCGCCGGGCCCTGGCCGGCTGGTGGGCCGCCGGCTGGGACCTGCTCCTCACCCCCACCCTGGCCGAGCCGCCCCCCCACCTCGGCACCCTCGCCAACGATCCCGCCAACCCGCTGGCGCCCCTCGCCCGCTCGGCCCTGCTGGTGCCGTTCACGCCGCCGTTCAACGCCAGCGGCCAGCCCGCGATCTCCCTCCCGCTCCACCAGACCCCCGACGGGCTGCCCGTGGGCGTGCAGCTGGTGGCCGCCTACGGGCGCGAGGACGTGCTGCTGCGGGTGGCGGCCCAGCTGGAGGCGGCCGCGCCGTGGGCCGCCCGTAGGCCGCCCGGCTGCTGAAGGCGGGCGAGGAGCCCGCCCAGCTCGGCCGCCGGCACCGCGGGGCCGAACAAGAGCCCCTGCATGGCATGGCAGCCCAGCCGGTCGAGCTGGTCGCGCTGCGCCGCCGTCTCCACGCCCTCGGCGATGACAGCCAGCCCCAGCGCGCCGGCCAGGGCCAGCACCGCCGACACGATGGCCCGGTCCTCGGCGCTGCTGTCGAGACCCTCGACGAACGTGCGGTCGATCTTCAGCACGTCGACCGGGAAGCGCCTGAGGTACCCGAGCGACGAGAACCCGGTGCCGAAGTCGTCGACCACCAGGTGGACCCCGAGGTCCTTCAGAGCCCGGAACGTCGACACCGCCTCCGCCTCCTCGACGAGCACCGACTCGGTGATCTCGAGCCACAGGCCCTCGGGCGGGAGGCCCGCGGCCAGCAGCGCCGCAGCCACCGTGTCGACCAGGTCGGGGTCGGCGAACTGCCGAGCCGACAGGTTCACGGCCATGCGGACGGCGTCGAGCTCGGGCCGGTCGGCCCGCACGTCGGCCAGCGTGCGGCAGGCCTCGGCGAGCACCTGCTCGCCCATGGCCACGATGAGCCCCGACTCCTCGGCCACGGGCACGAAGGCGGCCGGCGGCAGGATGCCGCGATCGGGGTGCTCCCACCGCACCAGCGCCTCCACCGCGATCACGGCCCCGGTGGGCCACCAGACCGCCGGCTGGTAGTGGACGGCCAGCTCGCCACGCCGCAGGGCGCGTCGCAGGTCGTGCTCGAGGTCGAGCCGGGCCAGCCGCACCGTGCGCAGCGCCTGGTCGAACACCTGCACGCGGTTGCGGCCCTGCTCCTTGGCCCGGTACATGGCGACGTCGGCGTCCTGGAGCACGCCTTCCGGGTCGGACGACCCCTGTGCGCCGACCACGCCGATGCTGGCCGTGATCACCAGCTCCCTGCCCTCGAGCGCCATGGGCTCGGCGATGGCGGCCGCCACCCGGGCGGCCATGTCTCGCGCCGCCCCCTCCCCCACGTCCTCACCGATCACCACGAACTCGTCGCCGGCCAGCCGGCCGACGGTGTCCTCGGGCCGCACGACGTCGCGCAGCCGGCGGGCGACCTCGCGCAGCACCCGGTCGCCGGCCCCGTGCCCGAACGAGTCGTTGACCGCCTTGAACCGGTCGATGTCGATGAACAGCACGCTGACTGGCTGCTGCGGCCTCGCCGCACGGGCCAGGGCGTGCCCCAGCCGGTCGAGCACCAGCGTGCGGTTCGGCAACCCGGTGAGGTGGTCGTGCGTCGCCCGGCGGACGGCGTCGTCGAACGCCCGGCGCATGGCCTCCAGGGCGCCGGCGTCGTTCAGGGCGATCGAGGCGTGCTCGGCGAAGGCCAGCAGCATCGACTGCTCGTCGCGGCCGTAGCCGTCGGACCGGTCGTACGAAGCGACCACCAGGCTGCCGACCACCTGTCCGTCCTGGTGGACGGGCGCGGCCATGGCTGCCCGCAGGCCGGCGCGGGCGAAGTGCTCGATCGGCGCGTCGGCCCGCGCGTAGCGGTCCCACACGACGAGCCGCCCCTCCGCCACCGCCAGGCCACCGGCTCCCTCGCCGATCGGCGACCGCCCCACCGCCTCGACCTCGGCCGGGGAGAGGCCCCGGCTGGAGACCAGCCGCACCGAGCCGGGATGATCCTCGTCGAGGAGGCGCAGGCCGACGACCTGGTCGCCGAACAGCACCGACGCCCCTTCGGTGATGGCGTCGAACACGTCCTGCACCGGCGCCCGGTGGGAGATGGCGCGCTGGATGGCGTAGAGCCGCTCCAGCAGGCGCTGGCGGCCACGCACCTCGGCCAGCAGACGGGCGCGCTCGCGGCCCTGCCGCTCGCTCTCGGCGCGCAGCGCCCGCTCCGCGTCGATCATCCGCCGCATGCCCAGCGTGAGCCCCAGCACCCGGGCCATGGCCCGCGCCAGCCCCACCTCGGTGCGCGAGAACGCCGCGCCGGAGCGGGCCAGCACCAGGGTGGCCTCCTCGCCGACCACCGGCACGGTGAGCACGCCGCAGGGCCCGACGCCGGGTACGTCGAGCTGCGGCCGCTGCCCGGCGGCCGCCGCCCGCAGCTCGGCCTCCGGCACGCGGCCGGCGGGATAGCCGACCGCGGCCAGCACGCCCCCGGCGCCGACCAGCCCGACCAGCTCCGCCTCCAGCGCCTCGGCCGCCTCCTCGACGGCGGCGGACGCGGCCGCCGACGCATCGGGCAGCACCGACACCCGCTCGAGGAACTCGGCCAGCCGGAGTGCGGCCCACCCGCCCGGCACCGCCGCCCGGTCGGCCTCGCCGCCCGCGGTCGGGCCGTCGGCGGCGCCGTCGCAACCGGCCGTCATGCGAACGCCAGCACCACGAGGGTCTGGTTGTGGAAGCCGGTGACCCCCGAGGTGCGGGCGAACTCGCCGTAGGTGTAGAGGCCGGCGACCGGCGCGCCGGCGGCGTGCCCCGCGATGCGGTCGACCTCGCGTCGCACGCCGTCCTCGCCCAGCACGCCGCGGCGGGCGATGCAGTCGAAGGCGAGCAGCCCGAGGGGCTGGTGCCCCGAGAGCGCGGCGAGGGCGTCGGCACAGGCACCGTCGGTGGCGTCGAGCACCGACGCCCGGTCGCCCTCCATGAGCCAGGCCAGACCGCCCTGGGGGACCTCGGCGATGCAGACGAGGGCGCGCTCGTCGAGGTCGGCGCCGGCCACGAAGCGGACCTCCTCGCCCGAGCGGCGGCTGATCCCGAGCGGGTGCGTCAGCGCGAACCGGGTGAGCGCGGCCGAGTCGCGGCCCAGCTCGGCTGGCGCGCCCAGCCGGCGGAGGTACACGTCGAGGGCGGGCTCGTCGTCGAGGGCGAGGACCCGGTTGGCCTCGCTGCGCGTGACCAGCATCGGCTCGCCCACCCGGCGCCAGCCGTGGTGCGCCCCGATGCCGAGTGGCCCGTCGGACGCGATCGCGGCGCTCACGACCGCCCGCTCCAGCACCTGGTCGCCGTGCAGCTGGTGCGTGCCCGTCATGGTGAGGCCGTCGCCGGCGCACCCGCCCACCAGCGGCACCTCGGCACCCACGACCCGGTAGGCGCCCCGCACGACCTCCTGCTGGTCGCCGGCCAGCGCGTCGGACAGGAGCAGCAGCACCCGGTGGGCACCGCTGACCGAGGCGGCACAGGCCGCGGCGAGCGCGCCGGCCTCGCGCAGGCCGACCTCGTCGACGTGACCGACGCCGGTCGCCACCGAGAAGCCGGCGCCGCCGAGGCCCAGCACCACGACGCTGTCGTCGGCCGGGCCGCCGGCCGAGATCTCGCCGTTGGTGGAGCAGCCGACCAGGGGCACCTCTCCGGCCACCGACCGCACGCCGT
Coding sequences within it:
- a CDS encoding SDR family oxidoreductase; this encodes MGEPRMSGLVALVTGGGSGIGLATVGAMRREGARVAALDLRPPPASDGLLPVRADVTDQGSVDAAVAATVEAFGRVDVLVNDAGIGAVGGVEANDDDEWRRVLDVNVMGIVRTARACLPHLRRSPQAAIVNLASIVSWTGLPQRACYGASKGAVLALTLAMAADGAADGIRVNCVCPGTIDTPWVGRLLAATDDPDAARAGLVARQPVGRLGTAEEVAAAIVYLASPEAGYVTGTALAIDGGTHGFQVPGGVRR
- a CDS encoding extracellular solute-binding protein produces the protein MGGALRVALVGGPMYDGLYRLLDGRHVEVVVHADHPTLNLRVAGLLAAGERIDVLSTHAKYAPSQARWLRPLDTLLDPAVPAALAPRAVELCRVDGALLSVPRNIDVRVLWADRRQVAGRVPATWDELVASGLAFGFPGRESGLFGTFFEVVTALGGQLFDPDGRPTLATAEAEAAVATLVALARRAPADLPGWHYDDVDAALGAGRVALAAAWPGATAGLRRSGRGPALEPHPYLGGLLGVRSYAGCHAWAIPTTCGDVDGAAALVTALCGEAAGALEATSGAVCAHVEAFAAVAPVDEVDARRLAITRDTIASGMITYAPSERFPEVEDAGWEAIRRALRGACSPAAALEEMQRAAERVVMG
- a CDS encoding amidase; the encoded protein is MLAVEGDDVGIAEDTQWLDATAQAELARTGQVTPAELVDAAIERIGRLDPGLNAVILELFEKARAAAADPALPDGPFRGVPFLIKDLWATTAGDPICNGNAALKAACVPAPSDTTLVARHRAAGLVIVGRTNTPEFGSLPTTEPVAFGPTRNPWDPSRSPGGSSGGSAAAVAAGMVPAAHASDGGGSIRIPASACGLVGLKVSQGRTSLGPLRDESGLGVEHVLTRSVRDCAGLLDATHGPAPGDTVIAPAPSRPYLAEVGADPGRLRIGLMPTHPTTAVHPDCEAAARRAAALLERLGHHVDEAWPAVLGDTTFASRFTALWSSAMAMAIRGVGDQLGRAIGPDDVEPVNWAMAEMAASTTGPDVLAAQAAMGTFRRALAGWWAAGWDLLLTPTLAEPPPHLGTLANDPANPLAPLARSALLVPFTPPFNASGQPAISLPLHQTPDGLPVGVQLVAAYGREDVLLRVAAQLEAAAPWAARRPPGC
- a CDS encoding EAL domain-containing protein gives rise to the protein MTAGCDGAADGPTAGGEADRAAVPGGWAALRLAEFLERVSVLPDASAAASAAVEEAAEALEAELVGLVGAGGVLAAVGYPAGRVPEAELRAAAAGQRPQLDVPGVGPCGVLTVPVVGEEATLVLARSGAAFSRTEVGLARAMARVLGLTLGMRRMIDAERALRAESERQGRERARLLAEVRGRQRLLERLYAIQRAISHRAPVQDVFDAITEGASVLFGDQVVGLRLLDEDHPGSVRLVSSRGLSPAEVEAVGRSPIGEGAGGLAVAEGRLVVWDRYARADAPIEHFARAGLRAAMAAPVHQDGQVVGSLVVASYDRSDGYGRDEQSMLLAFAEHASIALNDAGALEAMRRAFDDAVRRATHDHLTGLPNRTLVLDRLGHALARAARPQQPVSVLFIDIDRFKAVNDSFGHGAGDRVLREVARRLRDVVRPEDTVGRLAGDEFVVIGEDVGEGAARDMAARVAAAIAEPMALEGRELVITASIGVVGAQGSSDPEGVLQDADVAMYRAKEQGRNRVQVFDQALRTVRLARLDLEHDLRRALRRGELAVHYQPAVWWPTGAVIAVEALVRWEHPDRGILPPAAFVPVAEESGLIVAMGEQVLAEACRTLADVRADRPELDAVRMAVNLSARQFADPDLVDTVAAALLAAGLPPEGLWLEITESVLVEEAEAVSTFRALKDLGVHLVVDDFGTGFSSLGYLRRFPVDVLKIDRTFVEGLDSSAEDRAIVSAVLALAGALGLAVIAEGVETAAQRDQLDRLGCHAMQGLLFGPAVPAAELGGLLARLQQPGGLRAAHGAAASSWAATRSSTSSRP
- a CDS encoding FIST C-terminal domain-containing protein, with the translated sequence MATASAPTVRRWVAVGRSSSPGAREAGVEAARGALAGPDPGLLVVFCGNSQAVPALLDGVRSVAGEVPLVGCSTNGEISAGGPADDSVVVLGLGGAGFSVATGVGHVDEVGLREAGALAAACAASVSGAHRVLLLLSDALAGDQQEVVRGAYRVVGAEVPLVGGCAGDGLTMTGTHQLHGDQVLERAVVSAAIASDGPLGIGAHHGWRRVGEPMLVTRSEANRVLALDDEPALDVYLRRLGAPAELGRDSAALTRFALTHPLGISRRSGEEVRFVAGADLDERALVCIAEVPQGGLAWLMEGDRASVLDATDGACADALAALSGHQPLGLLAFDCIARRGVLGEDGVRREVDRIAGHAAGAPVAGLYTYGEFARTSGVTGFHNQTLVVLAFA